In the genome of bacterium, the window ATTTGAATGGAGTTGACGTGAAAGAGGCGTCTCTTGCGTATTTGGAAGAATGTCGTGCCAATGTTAAAAAACTGCAAGATGCCTATTATCATTCCTTACACGTTACGGGCGCCTTGTCGCGTATGACCGATAAACTGATTATTGGTTTATTTAAAGTTATTGAAAAAGAAGTGCTGCGAAAAACCACGCATCAGGGTGATTATGCCACTCTTGTGGCAACAGGCGGTTATGGCCGTGGCGAAATGAATGTATATTCCGATATCGACCTTCTTTTTTTATACCCTAAAAATAAGGGCGCCTATATTGAAATGCTCACCGAAAAGCTGCTTTATATTTTGTGGGATTTAAAACTCGATGTTGGATATGCCACGCGTACAATAGGAGATTGTAAAAAGCTGTTTCTAGAAGATGTAACCATCATGACATCCATGCTCGATCGTCGTTATTTGGCTGGTGATAACGAGCGTTATGAAGATTTTAACCAGGAAATTTTAAATTTGGTTAAATCGGGTAGTGTTAGAAAAAAAATGGTAGAGAGTAAGGTGCGTGAACGTAAAGACCGAGTGAGTAAAAACGGCGCTTCTGTTTTTGTGCTGGAACCCAATGTAAAGGAATGTGCAGGCGGATTGCGTGATTTACAAACCTGTCAGTGGCTTTCTAAATTACTGGGTTTAGATGGTTCTTTTGCTTCGTTATCTGAAAGAGAGTATTTAACTATTGATCAAACCAATGTGTTAGGCGAGGCCCGTTCTTTTTTACTACGTATCCGCAACGAATTACATTTTTTAACCAAGCGTAAAACCGATCAGCTTACTTTTGACAGACAAGAAAATGTGGCGCGCCACATGGGTTTTGAAAATGATGATGATATCCCACTGGTAGAACGGTTTATGCAGGCTTATTACAAGTATGCTTATCAGGTATCGGCCATTACGGATACGCTTATCCGTCGTATTGAACATCGTGATAATATGGTCACAAGCCTGGTACGACGTGTTACTTCGCGTAAAATTGATGATGATTTTCGCATTGTAGATGCTCATATTGCGGCTAAAAATACCGCTGTTTTTGATGAAAATCCAAAAGCGCTCATGACGCTTTTTTATCATGTTCAAACTTTGGGGATGTCTATCCATCCCGAAACAAAAGAAGTGGTGCGGCTTAAAAGTGCCAAGCTTGATAATGCCTTTAGAACCAACCCCGATAATATTGAGGCGTTTCGCAAGTTACTCAACTCGTACAAAAATTTGGGACTTACTTTTTTTGAAATGCATGATGTTCAATTTTTAGACGAATGGATGCCCGAATTTAAAAAGCTGCGTTGCCGTGTACAGCACGATATTTATCATATTTATACCATCGACACTCATTCAATTTTTGCTGTGAATGAGCTTTCCAAGCTTGTGGCTGGAGATTATGCCGGTAAATTTGATTTTTTTCTGGAAATTTTAAAAGAAGTGCAGCAGCCAGAACTGCTTACATTGGGGCTTTTTTTACACGATATTGGTAAGGGCGAAGGCGGGAATCATTCGGTAAAGGGTGCAGAAATTGCCAAAAAAATTACCGACCGTATTAACTATAGCGACGAAGAAAAGAAGGCGATCGACTTTTTAATTACATCGCATCTTCTCATGCCTCATTTATCTCAACGCCGCGATATAGAAGACCCAGATCTAATTATTAATTTTGCGCGTTCCATGGGCACATTGGATAATCTCAACATGCTTTTTCTTCTTACCTGGGGCGATATTCGTGCCGTGGGTCCTGAAGCCTGGACTGATTGGAAGGGAACTCTCTTAGAAAAACTATATCGTAAAACGCGCGAGGTGCTTCTAAAAGGAGATTTTTCGCCGGAAAGTTCACGTTTGCATGTGAGTCAGGGAAAAGAAAGATTAAGAGAAGCTCTTTTAGTGCATTATCCTGTTTTAAAAGTGGATTATTTCTTAGACCAGATGCCGCCTCGTTATTTTGTTATTCATACGCCGGATGAGGCCATCAAGCATTTTTTACTGTTTAATGATGAGTTAAAAGATGAAGTTACAGTAAAACAAATTCCTATTAAAGAGGAAGGCGTAAACGAAATATTAATAGATTCGCTAAATTCACCTAAAGTTTTTTATTTGGTTACAGGTGTAATGCTTGCTTATTCCATCAATATTTTAAGGGCCGATATTTTTCCCACACGGGATGGACATTTACTCATTATTCTTAAAATTACCGATGAGAAAGGGGGGATGATTCACAACGATACTCTTTTTAAAGAGGTAAAATTAAGTCTGGGTGAGGTTATTAGTGGCCGTGTGAAAGTAGAAAGCCTGCTTGAAAAACGCAATATCCCCGATTATCTCAAGAAGAAACAGGTGCAAAAGGCTAAAACGAAGGTGGTGGTAGACAACGATGTATCGGCATATTCCACGGTAATCGATATTTATGCACACGACCGTTTGGGCCTTCTGTACGATATCAGTCGCACTCTTTACGATCAGGGTTGTTATGTAGAGGTTTCTAAAATTTCAACCAAAGTAGAGCAGGCAACCGATGTCTTTTATGTGAAGGATATTTTTGGACATAAAATTACATCAAAGGCCAAAATTACGGGCATTCAGAAGGCTCTTATGGCCGTTATAGAGCCCGAAATTCCGGCTAGCTAAGGGTGATTATGTTCTATCTTTTTATTGTGATAGTTGTTATAGCCACGGCTGTTTTAGCCTGGATGCGCTTTAGAGACAGGCGTTATCTTAATGCGAAAACGCGAGATATATTAAGTGAAAGTGTTAAAAAAGATATAGAGAGTGATCAGAAAGAATTTGAGGAATTGCAAAAAAAGTTTGCCGGTACCCTCACTAAACAAGCTCAGGCCAAGTATAAGGCCAGCGAAATTATAACCAAAAAAAATCCATGACTGATTTTTACGCTTCATATCGCCCCTTGGTGGCGCTCATTGGACGCCCTAATGTGGGCAAGTCGTCTTTATTTAACCGGCTGGTAGGGTACCGCAAGGCGCTGGTGTATGATGAGCCTGGGCTTACACGTGATTTACATATTGAGCGTGTAGATTGGACAGGAGTTACTTTTGGTTTAATTGATGCCGGTGGACTAGAGCTAAATAGCCCGGATAAAATTCAACAAAAAGTTACCGAAAAAGCTTTTAGTGCCCTAGAAATGGCCGATGTGGTGTTGTTTGTTCTGGATGTCAGAAGTGGTATGACGCCTGCCGATGAAGAGTGGATTAAGCTTGCGCGTAAAACCAAAAAACCAAAAATTATTGTAGTGAACAAGGTAGATACCGAATCAACCGAAGCTCTTTTTTCCGAATTTTATAAAATAGGTATTAAACCCATGATGCCCATTTCGGCCGAAACAGGGCGTGGTATTTCCGAGTTTTTAGACGAGCTGGTTTCTCAAATTAAAGCCCTTAAGCAGCCTGAACCCGAAGTTCTTCCTGAGGGTACAATCAAATTGGCGCTGGTGGGTAGGCCTAATGCGGGTAAATCCACCTTGCTTAACCGTATGCTGGGGGAAGACAGGGCCGTTACAGATGATACGCCTGGCACTACCCGTGACCCAATTTCTGCTACCCTTAAAAAAGATGACCGTATTTTTACAATTGTGGATACGGCGGGCATTAGACGGCGAGGGCGCATAGACGACAAAATTGAAAAATATTCGGTTATCAAGGCGCTGGATACTATTGAAAAAGCCGATGTGGTGCTTTTAGTAGTGGATGCGGTTTCCGGTATTGGAGAGCAGGATGCTCATATTGCCGGAGAGGCTTTAAAGCAGGGGAAAGCGCTCATTGTTCTTATTAACAAGTGGGATTTGGCTCAAAAACAAACAACCAAAGAGGAAATATTAAGTGTATTAAGCCGTAAATTTCGCTTTGCCGATTTTATTCCCTCAATTGTTATTTCGGCCCAAACAGGTTATGGACTTGATAAGCTTTTTCAAACCGTAGGGTCAGTGTATGATGAATATACTAAAAATATTTCAACCTCGGCTCTCAATAATGCCCTACATAATATTATAAAACAACATGTTATGCCTGTTTATCATGGTCATGATGTCAATTTACTGTATATTACCCAAAAAGCAGTCAAGCCTCCCACTTTTTTAGTTTTTTCCGACAGGCCCGCTCAAATTCATTTTTCTTATCGTCGTTACTTTATCAATAAACTCCGTGAAATATTCGATTTTCACCGGGTGCCACTAAAGGTTGTATTTCGCAAGAAAACATAATCCCAATAAGGCGGGATAAGTCTCTAATCAAAGAAAATTGTGCAAAAAAGGCACAATTTTCTTTGTCAGATACTAAATAAACAGTTGCCAAAGTGGAGCATCTTTTATACATACCCATCCAGTCTTTTGTTTTCCCATTTAATAATTATGTGAGGCTTCTATGAAAAAAATATATTTGCTGTTTTTTGCTTTAGTTCTTGTTTCTTCCAGTGCACAGGCTTTGAATGTGCAAACATTTCGTCCTGGTACGGGTCAGGTAGAAGGTTACACTCTTTATACTTCCGATTTACTCCCTAAAGGTCGATTTACTTATGGCTTGGGTTTAAATTACGTGGTTAACCCTCTGGAAGTAGGTAGTGCCGTTACTAACCGCGTGCGTGGCTTGGTTGATGGCGTTATGACCAGCGATATATTAGTTGGATATGGCTTAGCCGACTGGCTCAATATTAACGTAGACGTACCTGTTCATTTATATACCAATGTTGCCCCTGTATTTATTGCAAACCGTGATCAGGGTTTTGGTGGAATGGGTGATATTGTGGTAAACCTACCTATCCGTATCTGGGATGCCGAGCAAACAGCAAGTCATTTGGGTTTAGCTCTTATTCCCGAAGTAAAAATTCCCAGCGGTTATGGCACTAACTATATTGGTGATGACGGCTTAAGCGGTGGTGCTACTTTAGCTGGTGACTGGAAATTTGGCGATAATCGTTTGTATGCTAACTTAGGCACCAATTTTCGTGATAAAGAAGCTATTTCTAACTTGGGAATTAATCACGAGATGACCTACGGTGTGGGTTATCAGCGTCCTCTTTCCAAAGAACATGACTGGAACATTATTGCGGAAGTAAAAGGATCAACCAAGTACAAGGAATTTTACAGTGAAGAAATTACCACACCCGTGGAAGCCTTGGGTGTTATCCAAAAGAAATGGATGGATGAAAGTTTGGTGTTAAACGTAGGAGCTAGCCGCGGTATTACCGGTGGTTATGGTTCTCCCGATTTCCGCGGATTTACCAGCATTTCTTATTCTTTTGGCAAACATAAAAAGAAACCAGCTGCAGCTATTAAAGAAAAAGTATTGTTCCCGTTTGATCGTGATCAGTATTATCCTGAATACGATACCAATATTGATCGTATTGCCAACTACTGGAAGGCTCATAAAGATGTTTATGTGAAGCTCTCGGTTGCTGGTCATACCGATTCTAAAGGTTCCAATGCCTATAACGACAACTTGTCGATTCGTCGTGCTAAAGCAGTAGCCAAGGCCTTAGTGGCCAAAGGCGTACCTAGCGACAAAATCATTGTTTCCACTTTTGGTGAAAACGAACCCGTTGCTCCTAATGAAACAACGGATGGAAAAGATAATCCAGACGGTCGTCAGCAAAACCGTCGTGTGGAAATTACTCTTCTTAAAAAAGAGTAAGCTTTTAATGTATTGAAATAAAAAAGGCGCCCCAATGGGCGCCTTTTTTATTTGTATCTGATTGATTTGAAGCTTTTGTTATGCCAATAACAATTTATGTTTCCCACTATCATCAAGCGTCTGGAAGAACTACGTCACCAAATATCCCAGCATGATTATTCCTATTACGTACTGGATAAACCTTCCATTGCCGATGCTGAGTACGACAAACTTTATAAAGAATTAAAAGCCCTCGAGGAAGCGCATCCTCAATTTGTTACGCCCGATTCACCTACACAGCGTGTTGCTGGAAAACCACTAGAAGGCTTTAAAAAATTTCATCATAAAGTCCCACTTTTAAGTTTGGATTCTTTGTTTGAAATATCCGAGGTGGAAGCCTTTGAAGCCCGGATGAAAAAAGAGAGCGAACGAGAATCGATTACATACCTGGCTGAACCCAAATTTGATGGCTTGTCGCTAGAGATTATTTACGAAAAGGGAATTTTTAAAAATGCCGGAACAAGAGGCGATGGAGAGTGGGGTGAAGATGTTACCGAGAACGTGAAAACTATTCGTTCTATACCACTTAAAATTAACGATAAAAATCCTCCAGATATACTTTCAGTAAAAGCAGAAGTTTTGCTTCCTATTCAGGGTTTTGAAAAACTCAATAAAAAATTAGTAGAGGAGGGCGACGAACCCTTTGCTAATCCTCGTAATGCGGCAAGCGGATCGCTTCGCCAGCTTGATTCATCGCTCACAGCCTCGCGTCCACTCGATGCTTATTTTTACGATATTATCCATACAACGGGAACTTTGCCTAAAACTCAAAGTGGTACCATTCAAGCTCTCAAGAACTGGGGTTTTAAAGTAACCGATTTAGTGCGTACTTGTGCGTCGCTTGATGAAGTAAAAGAATTTCATAAAGAGTTGGATGAAAAGCGGGATGATTTGGATTTTGAAATTGATGGTATTGTGGTGAAGGTAGACGATATCGCTCTTCAAAAACATTTGGGCTATAAAAGCCGTTCACCCCGTTTTGCTTTTGCGTATAAATTTGAACCTCGTCAAAGTGTCACAGAGCTTTTTGATATTGTACTCCAGGTAGGACGTCAGGGAACCTTAACGCCCGTAGCTCTTCTTAAACCGGTAGATGTGGGTGGGGTGACGGTTTCTCGCGCTTCTCTTCATAATCTGGATATTATCAATAAGTTGGGAGTACGCGCTGGTGATACGGTTAAGGTAGCACGAGCCGGAGATGTGATTCCTGAAGTGGTAGAGGTATTAAAAAGAAAAAATCCTGATGCCCCTGTTTTTACAATGCCCTCAGTATGCCCAGTGTGTGCATCGAAAGTAACACAAGAAGGCGCCTTTTATTTGTGTAGCGGTGGTTACACATGCTTGGCGCAGCTTAAATGGTCCATCATTCATTATGCTTCTAAAAATGCGATGGACATTGAAGGGCTAGGTAAAGAAACAGTCGATTTATTGGTAAGACAAAAAATGGTTGAATCGGCGGCGGATCTTTATCTCCTTACAAAAGAACAATTGCTTACCCTTGAAGGATTTAAAGATAAAAAAGCAGATAATCTTCTTGCCGGTATTGCCGAGAGCAAGAGGCGTTCTTTAAACCGTTTTATCTATGCTTTAGGTATACGGAATGTGGGTGAGGAGACGGCATCTCTTTTAGCTGAAAATTTTGGAACAATAGATAAATTGTCAGGTGCTTCTTTAGAGGAGATCCAAAATATTAGCGGTATTGGCCCTATTGTGGCTCAGAACATTGTTGATTTTTTAGCAACGCCGCGTAACAAAAAATTGATACAGCTCTTTTTTGAGCGTGGAGTCATGCCGTTTTACGAATCAAAAATAAAATCCCGCACCCTCGAGGGGCAAACTTTTGTGCTGACAGGTGAATTACAAGGGTTCTCCCGTAATGATGCTAAAAAGGAAATTGAAGCTCGTGGTGGTAAGGTGACAGGCTCGGTGAGCAAGAAAACCCACTATGTGGTGGTGGGAGAAAACCCCGGTTCCAAGTATACGGACGCGCAAAAATTGGGGGTAAAAACGCTGGATGAGGCCGAATTTAAGGCTATACTTTTGTGAACTTCTTAGTAATTTAACGAAATTGACACACAGATGTCACCTTGAGTAACTATCTAGGAAAACCATGAAAATACTGATTATTGAAGATGACAAAGATATTGCCGAGATGCTCGAATATAATTTCAAGCAGGAACATTTTGAAGTAGCTGCTATAGGCAGCGGGCTTGAGGGCCTAAAGAAAGCTAAAAAGTGGCTTCCTGATCTCATTATATTAGACCTTATGCTTCCTGATATGGGAGGTATTAATGTGTGCCGGGTTTTAAAGAGTGAGGAAGATACTCAAAATATCCCGGTGATTATTCTTACGGCTAAAGGCGAAGAGATTGATAAAGTAGTGGGTTTTGAAGTGGGTGCTGAAGACTACATGACCAAGCCCTTTAGCCCACGTGAGCTGATGTTGCGGTCGAAAGCCTTGTTAAGACGTGTTAAAAAGAAAAAGGTTCCTCTCAATTCTTCTGTAACTTATTCCTTTGGTAACCTTAAGGTCGATCCTGATAAATTTGAAGTTTTGGTTGGTAAAACAGATGTTAAACTGACCGCTGTTGAATTTAGGCTTCTTGAGTTTTTACTGGCAAACAAGGGGCGTGTGGCCACCCGTGATGTTTTGCTCGATAAAGTTTGGGGCTATGATGCCGAACTGACTACACGCACGGTAGATACCCATATTAAACGTTTGCGCCAAAAACTT includes:
- a CDS encoding OmpA family protein, whose protein sequence is MDESLVLNVGASRGITGGYGSPDFRGFTSISYSFGKHKKKPAAAIKEKVLFPFDRDQYYPEYDTNIDRIANYWKAHKDVYVKLSVAGHTDSKGSNAYNDNLSIRRAKAVAKALVAKGVPSDKIIVSTFGENEPVAPNETTDGKDNPDGRQQNRRVEITLLKKE
- a CDS encoding response regulator transcription factor, which encodes MKILIIEDDKDIAEMLEYNFKQEHFEVAAIGSGLEGLKKAKKWLPDLIILDLMLPDMGGINVCRVLKSEEDTQNIPVIILTAKGEEIDKVVGFEVGAEDYMTKPFSPRELMLRSKALLRRVKKKKVPLNSSVTYSFGNLKVDPDKFEVLVGKTDVKLTAVEFRLLEFLLANKGRVATRDVLLDKVWGYDAELTTRTVDTHIKRLRQKLLSAGDYIETIRGVGYKFKEKP
- the der gene encoding ribosome biogenesis GTPase Der, giving the protein MTDFYASYRPLVALIGRPNVGKSSLFNRLVGYRKALVYDEPGLTRDLHIERVDWTGVTFGLIDAGGLELNSPDKIQQKVTEKAFSALEMADVVLFVLDVRSGMTPADEEWIKLARKTKKPKIIVVNKVDTESTEALFSEFYKIGIKPMMPISAETGRGISEFLDELVSQIKALKQPEPEVLPEGTIKLALVGRPNAGKSTLLNRMLGEDRAVTDDTPGTTRDPISATLKKDDRIFTIVDTAGIRRRGRIDDKIEKYSVIKALDTIEKADVVLLVVDAVSGIGEQDAHIAGEALKQGKALIVLINKWDLAQKQTTKEEILSVLSRKFRFADFIPSIVISAQTGYGLDKLFQTVGSVYDEYTKNISTSALNNALHNIIKQHVMPVYHGHDVNLLYITQKAVKPPTFLVFSDRPAQIHFSYRRYFINKLREIFDFHRVPLKVVFRKKT
- the ligA gene encoding NAD-dependent DNA ligase LigA — encoded protein: MFPTIIKRLEELRHQISQHDYSYYVLDKPSIADAEYDKLYKELKALEEAHPQFVTPDSPTQRVAGKPLEGFKKFHHKVPLLSLDSLFEISEVEAFEARMKKESERESITYLAEPKFDGLSLEIIYEKGIFKNAGTRGDGEWGEDVTENVKTIRSIPLKINDKNPPDILSVKAEVLLPIQGFEKLNKKLVEEGDEPFANPRNAASGSLRQLDSSLTASRPLDAYFYDIIHTTGTLPKTQSGTIQALKNWGFKVTDLVRTCASLDEVKEFHKELDEKRDDLDFEIDGIVVKVDDIALQKHLGYKSRSPRFAFAYKFEPRQSVTELFDIVLQVGRQGTLTPVALLKPVDVGGVTVSRASLHNLDIINKLGVRAGDTVKVARAGDVIPEVVEVLKRKNPDAPVFTMPSVCPVCASKVTQEGAFYLCSGGYTCLAQLKWSIIHYASKNAMDIEGLGKETVDLLVRQKMVESAADLYLLTKEQLLTLEGFKDKKADNLLAGIAESKRRSLNRFIYALGIRNVGEETASLLAENFGTIDKLSGASLEEIQNISGIGPIVAQNIVDFLATPRNKKLIQLFFERGVMPFYESKIKSRTLEGQTFVLTGELQGFSRNDAKKEIEARGGKVTGSVSKKTHYVVVGENPGSKYTDAQKLGVKTLDEAEFKAILL
- the glnD gene encoding [protein-PII] uridylyltransferase, which codes for MLLEPQNQSEIELHPGDFDRYIPDLNLNGVDVKEASLAYLEECRANVKKLQDAYYHSLHVTGALSRMTDKLIIGLFKVIEKEVLRKTTHQGDYATLVATGGYGRGEMNVYSDIDLLFLYPKNKGAYIEMLTEKLLYILWDLKLDVGYATRTIGDCKKLFLEDVTIMTSMLDRRYLAGDNERYEDFNQEILNLVKSGSVRKKMVESKVRERKDRVSKNGASVFVLEPNVKECAGGLRDLQTCQWLSKLLGLDGSFASLSEREYLTIDQTNVLGEARSFLLRIRNELHFLTKRKTDQLTFDRQENVARHMGFENDDDIPLVERFMQAYYKYAYQVSAITDTLIRRIEHRDNMVTSLVRRVTSRKIDDDFRIVDAHIAAKNTAVFDENPKALMTLFYHVQTLGMSIHPETKEVVRLKSAKLDNAFRTNPDNIEAFRKLLNSYKNLGLTFFEMHDVQFLDEWMPEFKKLRCRVQHDIYHIYTIDTHSIFAVNELSKLVAGDYAGKFDFFLEILKEVQQPELLTLGLFLHDIGKGEGGNHSVKGAEIAKKITDRINYSDEEKKAIDFLITSHLLMPHLSQRRDIEDPDLIINFARSMGTLDNLNMLFLLTWGDIRAVGPEAWTDWKGTLLEKLYRKTREVLLKGDFSPESSRLHVSQGKERLREALLVHYPVLKVDYFLDQMPPRYFVIHTPDEAIKHFLLFNDELKDEVTVKQIPIKEEGVNEILIDSLNSPKVFYLVTGVMLAYSINILRADIFPTRDGHLLIILKITDEKGGMIHNDTLFKEVKLSLGEVISGRVKVESLLEKRNIPDYLKKKQVQKAKTKVVVDNDVSAYSTVIDIYAHDRLGLLYDISRTLYDQGCYVEVSKISTKVEQATDVFYVKDIFGHKITSKAKITGIQKALMAVIEPEIPAS